A single Corticium candelabrum chromosome 16, ooCorCand1.1, whole genome shotgun sequence DNA region contains:
- the LOC134192525 gene encoding A disintegrin and metalloproteinase with thrombospondin motifs gon-1-like, whose product MDEDCDCPEGQPTLVFTHFAECVQPCGGKLERSAKCINYDFFCEQEGSDQAITNCARIIDTEEDCGQDLVATCSTYSWVGTGRITRNATCGPIELREEMACQVLIFLRQGQNTFLVPDIECFAFGPLSRESKEAASLSYRSEACNYMPGEWSACDATCGAGTQTRTKKCLQRGRREIDLIQCSYVPGIIDPPTTKSCSVSCKYVPTEWSACSATCGDGTRERRRSCVQTIDSVERTVDFNECAKDASIVIQPEQETELCKLRDCECEVPYYVPEDYGTCSATCEGMQTRSIRCECPVEGVVQQEEMSVCRRLISGAAPETVRRCNDIPCPTYQYRVGAWGQCDSVCGTGNRSRQVECVKTQGSVVSIVSLQVCTDNGLSEPPISVESCSVSCQYVATKWSTCSATCGEGTRERRRSCVQTIDSVERTVDFNECAKDASVVIQPDQETESCKLRDCECEVPYYVPEDYGTCSATCEGTQTRSIRCECPVEGVVQQEEMSVCRRLIGGAAPETVRPCNDIPCPTYQYRVGAWGQCDSVCGTGKRSRQVECVKTQGSVVSIVSLQECTDNGLSEPPISVESCSVSCQYMATEWSTCSATCGDGMRQRERRCIQTIDGVQTRVEFEECVKDSSVVVQPQEETESCRIKDCVCEEPYYVAGDFSLCSATCEGLQTRTIRCDCRVEGVVRQEEMNICQALTTGPFPATERPCNDIPCPTYHYRVGSWGDCDSTCGAGQRRRPVQCIKTQGPVVTVVPLQECIDNGAGQPPVDVESCNSRCRYQVFPYQECSVSCGGGIQTRDVFCIRTSDFGRQRMALVECAKDPTNTEDLPETERACNEQECPCLNPRWQPSVWSDCSLSCGNGTRTRTVECRCFISGRDTVAPDEKCEGRRRPHLRENCYTRCPCVDPQYVALPFGSCDKTCGSDAFRKRNLECHCQRGEEEAVEDIELCDNRIPEQKPAVIEPCELGDCPCTNDTIRYLYTRWGDCDRECDGTRRRKVQCRCETENVDKWVDDEICVRYLGQAPVTSEQCEPPCIADWRTVTGWTACSKSCGQGTKTRVVVCEVFANGRLVDRGNDSQCIGADKPMESMECMGAVAEDKAVWITSGWTTCSNTCGVGVKHRQVKCVGKCTGRQRGERRCLSFTKPYHKEGCNLIPCEYDNCVDKRDGLNCDMVVRFNMCKDIKHHRDCCQSCRHVLLGKR is encoded by the exons ATGGATGAAGATTGTGACTGTCCAGAAGGACAGCCAAC GTTGGTATTTACACATTTTGCAGAGTGTGTACAACCATGTGGTGGCAAACTAGAACGAAGTGCCAAATGTATCAACTATGACTTTTTCTGTGAACAAGAAGGTTCAGATCAGGCTATTACAAATTGTGCTCGAATTATTGATACAGAAGAAGATTGTGGACAGGATCTGGTTGCTACTTGTAGTACTTATTCATGGGTTGGTACTGGCAGAATCACACGAAATGCAACATGTGGTCCCATTGAATTAAGAGAAGAGATGGCATGTCAGGTGCTCATCTTTCTGAGACAAGGACAGAACACTTTTCTGGTGCCAGATATAGAGTGTTTTGCATTTGGACCACTAAGTCGAGAGTCAAAGGAAGCAGCCAGTCTCAGTTACAGATCAGAAGCATGTAACTATATGCCAGGAGAATGGAGTGCCTGTGATGCCACATGTGGGGCAGGTACACAGACAAGAACAAAGAAATGCTTGCAAAGGGGAAGGCGTGAAATAGATTTAATACAATGTAGTTACGTTCCTGGTATTATCGATCCTCCTACTACTAAAAGCTGTAGTGTTAGCTGTAAATACGTGCCTACAGAATGGAGTGCATGCAGTGCTACTTGTGGTGATGGTACAAGAGAAAGACGCAGAAGTTGTGTGCAGACCATTGATAGTGTTGAAAGAACAGTTGATTTTAACGAGTGTGCTAAAGATGCAAGCATAGTCATTCAGCCAGAACAGGAGACTGAACTTTGCAAATTGAGAGATTGTGAATGTGAAGTACCATATTATGTTCCAGAGGATTATGGCACATGTTCAGCCACTTGTGAAGGCATGCAGACACGATCTATCAGATGTGAATGTCCTGTTGAAGGTGTAGTACAACAAGAAGAGATGAGTGTTTGCAGGAGGCTCATTAGTGGGGCAGCTCCAGAAACAGTGAGACGATGCAACGATATTCCGTGTCCAACGTATCAATACAGAGTTGGGGCGTGGGGACAATGTGACTCAGTATGTGGGACAGGGAATCGTAGCCGTCAAGTTGAGTGTGTTAAGACGCAAGGAAGTGTTGTGAGCATTGTGTCTTTACAAGTATGTACTGATAATGGTCTAAGTGAGCCACCAATTTCTGTTGAAAGTTGCAGTGTTAGCTGCCAATATGTGGCTACAAAATGGAGTACATGCAGTGCTACTTGTGGTGAGGGTACGAGAGAAAGACGCAGAAGTTGTGTGCAGACCATTGATAGTGTTGAAAGAACAGTAGATTTTAATGAATGTGCTAAAGATGCAAGCGTAGTCATTCAGCCAGATCAGGAGACTGAAAGTTGCAAATTGAGAGATTGTGAATGTGAAGTACCATATTATGTTCCAGAAGATTATGGCACATGTTCAGCCACTTGTGAAGGCACACAGACACGATCTATCAGATGTGAATGTCCTGTTGAAGGTGTCGTACAACAAGAAGAGATGAGTGTTTGCAGGAGGCTCATTGGTGGGGCAGCTCCAGAAACAGTGAGACCATGTAACGATATTCCATGTCCAACGTATCAATACAGAGTTGGGGCGTGGGGACAGTGTGACTCAGTATGTGGGACAGGGAAACGTAGCCGTCAAGTTGAGTGTGTTAAGACGCAAGGAAGTGTTGTGAGCATTGTGTCTTTACAAGAATGTACTGATAATGGTCTAAGTGAGCCACCAATTTCTGTTGAAAGTTGCAGTGTTAGCTGCCAATATATGGCTACAGAATGGAGTACGTGCAGTGCTACTTGTGGTGATGGaatgagacaaagagaaagacgTTGTATTCAGACAATAGATGGTGTTCAAACACGAGTTGAGTTTGAGGAATGTGTTAAAGACTCGAGTGTAGTTGTTCAGCCACAAGAAGAGACTGAAAGTTGCAGAATAAAGGATTGTGTATGTGAAGAGCCCTACTATGTTGCTGGGGATTTTAGTCTCTGTTCAGCAACATGTGAAGGCTTGCAGACTCGTACTATCAGATGTGACTGTCGTGTTGAAGGTGTTGTACGACAAGAAGAGATGAACATATGTCAAGCACTGACTACTGGTCCTTTTCCagcaacagagagaccatGCAACGATATTCCATGTCCAACTTACCATTATAGAGTTGGGAGTTGGGGAGACTGTGACTCAACTTGTGGTGCTGGCCAACGCCGCCGTCCAGTTCAGTGCATTAAGACACAAGGACCCGTTGTTACTGTTGTACCTCTGCAAGAGTGTATTGATAATGGTGCAGGTCAACCACCAGTTGATGTTGAAAGCTGTAACAGCAGGTGCAGATATCAAGTCTTTCCATATCaagagtgttcagtttcatgtGGAGGAGGAATCCAAACAAGAGACGTTTTTTGTATTAGAACATCTGATTTTGGTAGGCAGAGAATGGCTTTGGTAGAATGTGCTAAGGATCCAACTAATACGGAAGATTTACCAGAAACTGAAAGAGCTTGTAATGAGCAGGAATGTCCATGCTTGAATCCTCGGTGGCAGCCCAGCGTGTGGTCAGACTGTTCTCTATCATGTGGAAATGGAACACGAACCAGGACTGTAGAGTGTCGCTGTTTCATTAGTGGACGAGACACGGTCGCTCCAGACGAGAAATGTGAAGGTCGGAGGCGTCCTCATCTGAGAGAGAACTGTTACACACGTTGTCCTTGTGTTGATCCTCAATATGTGGCTCTCCCATTTGGTTCATGCGACAAGACGTGCGGTAGTGATGCATTTAGAAAACGAAACTTGGAATGTCATTGTCAGAGGGGAGAAGAAGAGGCAGTCGAGGACATAGAACTGTGTGACAACAGAATTCCAGAACAGAAGCCCGCTGTAATTGAACCTTGCGAACTTGGTGATTGTCCATGCACTAATGATACCATCAGATATCTCTACACCAGGTGGGGTGATTGTGACAGAGAATGTGATGGTACAAGAAGACGAAAGGTCCAATGTCGCTGTGAAACAGAAAATGTCGACAAGTGGGTTGATGACGAGATTTGTGTGCGATACCTTGGTCAAGCTCCAGTTACCAGTGAGCAATGTGAACCTCCGTGTATAGCAGACTGGAGGACAGTGACAGGCTGGACCGCT TGTTCAAAGTCATGTGGCCAAGGAACCAAGACAAGGGTAGTTGTGTGTGAGGTATTTGCCAATGGCAGACTGGTTGATCGGGGTAATGATTCACAATGCATTGGTGCCGACAAACCCATGGAAAGTATGGAGTGTATGGGTGCAGTAGCTGAAGACAAGGCTGTGTGGATCACCTCAGGATGGACCACT TGTTCCAATACGTGTGGAGTTGGAGTGAAACATCGCCAAGTAAAATGTGTAGGCAAATGCACTGGACGGCAAAGGGGTGAACGACGCTGTCTCTCATTCACAAAGCCCTATCACAAAGAGGGATGCAATTTAATCCCAT GTGAATATGACAACTGTGTAGACAAACGAGATGGACTCAACTGTGACATGGTAGTACGTTTCAATATGTGTAAAGACATCAAGCATCACCGGGATTGCTGCCAATCGTGTCGGCATGTTTTGCTGGGCAAACGTTAG